A DNA window from Pseudarthrobacter sp. W1I19 contains the following coding sequences:
- a CDS encoding phage protease, with protein sequence MSQHAHLYRAIAIKADSSGNLPTEIQLLTPGNWKTPWHGDFEITQADISQFAANFAAGISRVNKTSPLPINYDHSSGAAAGWIHGLEDRGADGLWGTGIEWTPSGAQKVRDHEYAFFSPEFNTRDLMYEDPEEAGTRVPNVLSAAALTNSPLFKKLKPVMASEGGSKGEDRMKLEDVRKKALADLDDAEKKFLAEHKDELTVEERKSFDVQTDADKAAEQEAADKAAADKEAEEKAAAEKVEASAKTVTINASDLAKLKADAARGVEAAEKLARTEASSFVSEHIARGAIKSGQKDEAVEILLASSPKQRENLEKFLKGLPENKLITAGEMGGGGDGGTDSQTAADELDKLTSDYAAEKKISYAQALQHVASAKPELYAAANKVTGKGDQE encoded by the coding sequence CACAACACGCTCACCTTTACCGGGCGATAGCAATCAAAGCCGATTCCAGCGGCAATTTACCGACTGAGATTCAATTACTCACTCCTGGCAACTGGAAAACTCCCTGGCATGGTGACTTCGAAATCACCCAGGCCGACATCTCGCAGTTTGCAGCCAACTTTGCCGCTGGCATCTCCCGCGTCAACAAGACCTCTCCGCTGCCCATCAACTACGACCACTCTTCGGGCGCGGCAGCTGGCTGGATACACGGTCTCGAAGACCGCGGCGCCGATGGTTTGTGGGGGACCGGCATCGAGTGGACCCCGAGCGGCGCCCAGAAGGTTCGTGACCACGAGTACGCCTTCTTTTCACCTGAGTTCAATACCCGAGACCTGATGTACGAAGACCCAGAAGAGGCGGGCACTCGCGTTCCAAACGTGCTGAGCGCCGCCGCATTAACCAATAGCCCCTTATTCAAAAAGCTAAAGCCGGTGATGGCGAGCGAGGGGGGAAGTAAAGGAGAAGACCGTATGAAGTTAGAAGACGTACGTAAGAAGGCATTGGCCGATCTCGACGACGCCGAGAAGAAATTTCTCGCAGAACACAAAGACGAACTGACGGTGGAGGAGCGCAAGTCCTTCGACGTTCAGACGGACGCCGATAAGGCTGCCGAGCAGGAAGCTGCCGATAAGGCTGCTGCCGACAAAGAGGCCGAAGAAAAAGCTGCCGCTGAGAAGGTTGAGGCCAGCGCCAAGACCGTCACTATCAACGCTAGCGACCTGGCCAAGCTTAAGGCCGACGCTGCTCGTGGTGTAGAGGCTGCCGAGAAGCTTGCCCGGACTGAGGCCAGCTCATTCGTGAGCGAACACATCGCCCGCGGCGCTATCAAGAGCGGCCAGAAAGATGAGGCCGTCGAGATCCTCTTGGCTTCCTCACCGAAGCAGCGCGAGAACCTCGAGAAGTTCTTGAAGGGCCTGCCCGAGAACAAGCTCATCACCGCCGGCGAGATGGGTGGTGGCGGAGACGGGGGCACCGACAGCCAGACCGCTGCGGACGAGCTGGACAAGCTCACGAGCGACTACGCCGCCGAGAAGAAGATCAGCTACGCCCAGGCACTGCAGCACGTTGCGAGCGCCAAGCCAGAGCTTTACGCGGCTGCCAACAAAGTAACCGGTAAAGGAGATCAAGAATAA
- a CDS encoding TIR domain-containing protein — protein MKVFISWSGEVSQHAAQALRNWIPQVLQSIEPWLASTDARPGHLVAHEIQQNLQDASAVLLCLTRQNMLSESFRDEYYALQEAGPLIMPVCIDFSPNELGRSFPSNRAVALDSPGIRSLVTLLNELSDDPLNQTKLDRLLGIWSPKLEEELATALPSLNFKSEGKLKLIGTRTDKPTEAVLSEILGEVRSLSGRLNELQAAVLAISSGATEPREPVEPLANPRPRIFIGSSAEGLPVAEQIQANLDYVAECTVWNQNLFQPSMTTIETLVESAVSFDCAVIVLTADDILTMRDSTAPVARDNLIFELGLFTGLLGRAKTFMVKSREDQIHLPSDLNGVTALDYAGRRTDGNLSAALSPVCLRIRAAMGIA, from the coding sequence ATGAAGGTCTTCATCAGCTGGTCAGGCGAGGTCAGCCAACATGCAGCTCAGGCACTCCGCAACTGGATACCGCAAGTACTCCAGTCGATAGAGCCTTGGCTAGCGTCCACGGATGCGCGCCCCGGCCATCTCGTGGCTCACGAGATCCAACAAAATCTTCAGGATGCATCGGCTGTCTTGCTGTGTCTGACGCGCCAAAACATGCTCTCCGAATCATTTCGGGATGAGTATTACGCTTTGCAAGAAGCCGGGCCGCTGATCATGCCGGTATGTATAGATTTCTCTCCTAATGAACTGGGCCGGTCATTCCCCTCAAATCGCGCTGTCGCACTAGATAGTCCAGGAATTCGCTCGTTGGTCACTCTGCTCAACGAGCTTTCCGATGATCCGCTCAATCAGACCAAGCTAGATCGGCTGCTGGGCATTTGGTCTCCAAAGCTGGAGGAGGAGCTAGCTACGGCCCTACCCTCGCTGAACTTCAAGTCCGAGGGAAAGCTCAAACTGATCGGCACGCGCACCGACAAGCCGACAGAGGCAGTCCTGTCCGAAATCCTCGGTGAGGTGAGATCCCTTTCAGGCAGACTCAACGAGCTTCAGGCGGCAGTCTTGGCGATATCGTCTGGTGCGACGGAGCCAAGGGAACCGGTTGAACCACTTGCGAACCCCAGGCCCAGGATATTTATCGGTTCTTCTGCCGAGGGGTTGCCCGTGGCGGAGCAAATCCAGGCTAACCTCGACTACGTTGCCGAATGCACCGTTTGGAACCAGAACCTGTTCCAACCGTCTATGACGACCATAGAGACACTCGTGGAGAGCGCGGTGTCCTTTGATTGCGCTGTCATCGTACTTACCGCTGACGATATCCTCACCATGCGTGACAGCACAGCGCCCGTCGCCAGAGACAACCTAATCTTTGAGCTAGGACTCTTCACAGGACTTTTAGGGCGGGCAAAGACATTCATGGTCAAGTCTCGTGAGGATCAAATCCACCTCCCTAGCGACTTGAACGGCGTGACTGCGCTGGACTACGCAGGCCGGCGGACAGACGGAAACCTGAGCGCCGCCCTAAGCCCTGTTTGCCTGAGAATTCGAGCAGCTATGGGAATCGCCTAG
- a CDS encoding phage protein Gp36 family protein has product MSTTLQADSFAPANIKERAVLDADVAVAATSLTLKSNQGLAVGDFLYLGALNQEGCEKGVIQSLSGATGVTLIAGVGFAHKRFEPVTAVLGDQVHFYRAANVDGTVPADSAFAGILTPADIDPDQPSTYRVDSTGGSGYWYKVTYYSSTAAADATDLAAATAVRGADYAHYASLNEIRGRAGFGKNLNLLDSTIDSCRRAAESEINGALAGKYTIPFDKPVPELIRHIATDLAAGFLLLDQYGTLSDGSTKDGAARVKDARAQLLQIQTGATSVVTVDGSSLAQATTSASSNLYDETTDSGITGGDDERIFRMSDLGSRF; this is encoded by the coding sequence ATGAGTACTACCCTACAAGCTGATTCATTTGCACCGGCCAACATAAAAGAGCGGGCCGTTCTTGATGCAGATGTAGCTGTAGCGGCAACTTCTCTCACTCTCAAGTCCAATCAAGGACTGGCGGTAGGGGATTTCCTGTATCTAGGCGCTCTTAACCAGGAAGGCTGCGAGAAAGGTGTCATCCAGTCACTCAGCGGGGCCACCGGTGTAACCCTGATCGCAGGCGTGGGATTCGCCCACAAGCGATTTGAGCCGGTTACAGCCGTTCTAGGCGACCAAGTGCATTTCTATCGGGCGGCCAACGTGGACGGCACTGTGCCGGCCGACAGTGCTTTTGCGGGCATCCTGACACCGGCTGACATCGACCCGGACCAGCCGTCGACATATCGGGTGGATTCCACGGGTGGTTCCGGCTATTGGTACAAGGTCACCTATTACAGCTCGACGGCGGCCGCTGATGCCACTGACCTGGCAGCGGCCACGGCTGTCCGCGGCGCCGACTACGCCCACTACGCATCCTTGAATGAAATCCGTGGCCGTGCCGGATTCGGCAAGAACCTCAATCTGCTCGACTCCACAATCGATTCCTGCAGGCGCGCAGCTGAATCGGAGATAAACGGAGCATTGGCTGGCAAGTACACCATCCCGTTTGACAAGCCTGTTCCCGAATTGATTCGTCATATCGCCACTGACCTAGCCGCTGGCTTCCTGCTGCTCGATCAGTACGGCACGCTCAGCGATGGCTCGACCAAGGACGGCGCTGCTCGAGTGAAGGATGCCAGGGCGCAGCTCCTGCAGATCCAGACCGGCGCCACTTCCGTCGTGACGGTGGACGGCAGCTCCCTGGCACAGGCAACTACTTCGGCCTCCAGCAATCTCTATGACGAGACCACGGACAGCGGTATCACGGGCGGTGACGACGAGCGCATCTTCCGCATGAGTGACTTAGGGAGCCGCTTCTAA
- a CDS encoding phage tail domain-containing protein, which produces MLSTFNIDTLQIHGGSQSSYILTDVTGLDAPDIRLSSYENPGEDGLTVSTQRYGGRLLTLPGVVQGSDVATYLAARRALSYACRVRHDSFGLVSGIPLTFTTLDGASYSVTGYIKPPLRMSGPHPTWAPFQISFLCPDPAIYGTTLLTTGQVSVATGGGFTFPATFPITFTTGTGGSGTLNNTGTMDTWPLIYLRGAMQNPRIYSVQRGAALKLNYTTTNASDLIVINMRNKTIMLNGSVNLLQYRDSADRAWFSLPPDVNTILFGTTSSGDTGTMEATAYPAYQSI; this is translated from the coding sequence TTGCTTAGTACTTTCAACATCGACACGCTCCAGATTCATGGCGGCAGCCAAAGCAGCTACATCCTCACCGATGTCACGGGCCTGGACGCACCGGACATCCGGCTGAGCTCCTACGAGAATCCGGGTGAGGACGGGTTGACCGTCAGCACTCAACGCTACGGTGGCCGCCTGCTCACCCTTCCTGGCGTTGTTCAGGGTTCCGACGTTGCCACGTATCTAGCGGCCCGTCGGGCTTTGTCCTACGCCTGTCGAGTGCGGCACGACAGCTTCGGACTAGTGAGCGGCATACCGCTGACGTTCACGACCTTAGACGGCGCCAGCTACAGCGTGACGGGATATATCAAGCCACCGTTGCGCATGAGTGGACCGCATCCGACATGGGCGCCTTTCCAAATCAGCTTCCTCTGCCCAGACCCTGCCATCTATGGCACGACTTTACTGACTACCGGACAGGTCAGTGTGGCTACCGGCGGCGGTTTCACATTCCCGGCTACATTCCCAATCACGTTCACCACTGGCACCGGCGGTTCCGGAACGCTCAACAACACGGGCACGATGGACACTTGGCCGCTCATCTATCTGCGCGGCGCAATGCAGAACCCTCGTATCTACTCCGTGCAGCGGGGGGCCGCCCTGAAGCTCAACTACACGACGACCAATGCCAGCGACCTCATCGTCATCAACATGCGCAACAAGACCATCATGCTCAACGGTTCGGTGAATCTGCTGCAGTACCGGGACTCGGCTGACCGCGCCTGGTTCTCCCTCCCACCGGACGTGAACACTATCCTGTTCGGGACGACGTCGTCGGGTGATACCGGCACGATGGAGGCGACGGCGTACCCGGCGTACCAGAGCATATGA
- a CDS encoding peptidoglycan recognition family protein, protein MKNYLAEAIDLTGDSYLNPVPAVYDNGQHPRNINQITSISIHHDASFREHDYDSVARYHSEAAGHYSRLGPGLQYHYKIDNVGQIFQIRPLTTWLYSVGSFENVTTMAICLDGNFEFQQPTREQLEALYQLIENLCTQHPEFPATWPDVRSHNDFSATACSGANLRDRILPIQDQVSAQAQLLNVGEYDWPTYQPGYQVPTPPPPAVAVPVKTPDPIVPASTVPTPPVVPATPPPIVEPDKQTPCASEAPSPAPTQPTTPNWMQQLRDFFGTTQGRTVLGVLATGIAPALMYLQHFQTDNALLAAAVLAAVTLLNTVKDALNPNVPNK, encoded by the coding sequence GTGAAGAATTATCTCGCCGAAGCTATCGACCTGACAGGGGATAGCTACCTCAACCCCGTTCCAGCCGTATACGACAACGGCCAGCACCCCCGCAACATCAACCAGATAACTTCGATCTCAATCCATCACGACGCCAGCTTCCGAGAGCATGACTACGATTCAGTGGCCCGCTATCACTCCGAAGCCGCCGGCCATTACAGCCGGCTAGGACCGGGCCTCCAGTACCACTACAAGATTGACAATGTGGGCCAGATATTTCAGATCCGCCCGCTGACGACGTGGCTGTACTCTGTCGGTTCCTTTGAGAACGTGACGACCATGGCCATATGCCTAGACGGCAACTTTGAGTTCCAGCAGCCCACCCGTGAGCAGTTGGAGGCGCTGTACCAACTCATCGAGAACCTGTGCACGCAGCATCCGGAGTTTCCCGCCACCTGGCCGGACGTCCGTTCGCACAATGACTTCAGCGCGACAGCCTGCTCTGGCGCCAACTTGCGTGACCGTATCCTCCCCATCCAAGACCAGGTTTCTGCTCAGGCTCAGCTTCTAAACGTAGGCGAGTACGACTGGCCCACCTACCAGCCGGGCTACCAAGTTCCCACGCCGCCGCCTCCCGCAGTTGCCGTACCGGTAAAGACTCCAGATCCCATTGTTCCCGCCTCAACCGTTCCTACGCCTCCTGTCGTCCCCGCTACGCCGCCTCCGATTGTCGAGCCGGACAAACAGACACCTTGCGCATCAGAGGCACCTTCACCGGCTCCTACGCAGCCCACAACTCCCAATTGGATGCAGCAGCTGCGTGACTTCTTCGGCACCACCCAAGGAAGGACGGTTCTGGGCGTCCTCGCCACTGGCATCGCACCAGCCCTCATGTACCTTCAACACTTCCAGACTGACAACGCCCTATTGGCTGCTGCCGTCCTCGCCGCCGTGACTTTGCTGAATACCGTCAAAGACGCGCTCAACCCTAACGTCCCGAATAAATAA
- a CDS encoding DUF932 domain-containing protein, giving the protein MAHEVENMMSVRETPWHGLGNVLPAYPKSKQELLEAAGLDWEVGELPVEVPLPNGQRLMALDKKGIVRLSDNTLLSIMGGTYTPIQPAQLVDFAFTLLDVTQNEFEQAEGEPPILFETAMSLSGGRVNTLMAKVPKSIQIGGNDPINLYLGFVNSHDGSLRFGVHATPIREVCMNTLNLGLKAAVQSWSVKHTASALNSIDEARRTLNLTWKYADEFESEMNDLLDQDFTKRQFEDMVRKLFPKTAKETAPFSRDQYAMIGLLESSPTIDDGLRYTKYGALNAVTEFHDWNTRYNEGDVSMEEKRTLNVLFGRAKQAADKTFGYLA; this is encoded by the coding sequence ATGGCCCACGAAGTAGAAAACATGATGTCCGTACGGGAAACCCCTTGGCACGGGCTCGGCAACGTCCTTCCCGCCTACCCGAAGTCCAAGCAAGAGCTGCTGGAAGCGGCCGGCCTGGACTGGGAAGTGGGGGAGTTGCCCGTTGAAGTTCCCCTGCCTAACGGTCAGCGCCTCATGGCCCTTGACAAGAAGGGCATCGTCCGGCTCTCGGATAACACGCTGCTGTCCATCATGGGCGGCACGTACACCCCGATTCAGCCGGCGCAATTGGTGGACTTCGCGTTCACCCTGCTCGACGTGACGCAAAACGAGTTCGAACAAGCCGAAGGTGAACCGCCCATCCTGTTTGAAACAGCGATGAGCCTCTCCGGCGGACGGGTAAATACCCTGATGGCGAAAGTGCCGAAGAGCATCCAAATCGGCGGCAACGACCCCATCAACCTTTACCTGGGTTTCGTGAATTCTCACGACGGGAGCCTGCGCTTCGGTGTCCATGCGACCCCCATCCGGGAAGTCTGCATGAATACCCTGAACCTCGGTCTCAAAGCCGCGGTCCAGTCCTGGAGCGTCAAGCACACTGCTTCGGCACTCAACTCCATCGATGAGGCCCGGCGGACGCTGAACCTCACCTGGAAGTACGCCGACGAGTTCGAGTCCGAGATGAACGACCTGCTCGACCAGGACTTCACCAAGCGCCAGTTTGAGGACATGGTCCGCAAACTCTTCCCGAAGACCGCCAAGGAAACTGCCCCGTTCTCACGGGACCAGTACGCCATGATCGGCCTGCTGGAATCGTCACCGACTATCGATGACGGCCTTCGCTACACCAAGTACGGCGCACTCAACGCTGTAACGGAGTTCCACGATTGGAACACCCGCTACAACGAGGGCGACGTTTCCATGGAGGAAAAGCGGACTCTCAATGTCCTGTTCGGACGGGCCAAGCAGGCCGCCGACAAGACCTTTGGATATCTTGCCTAA